The genomic region CTGTGGTTCTCGGCGACGTCCGCCGCGGCGAGCCTCATCGAGGCGGGGGCGATCTCGCGCCAGCAGGCGGGGCTCCTCACCGGCGCGGTGCAGCTCGGCTTCGTCGCCGGCACGCTGGTGAGCGCCTGGTACGGGCTCGCCGACCGGCTCGACCCGCGGCGGCTGTTCGCGGCGGCGGCGGCGATCGGCGCGACGGCGAACCTCCTCGTCCTCGTCGCCGGGTTCGACACCGCGGCGACGGTGGGGCTGCGCTTTGTCACCGGGGCGATGATGGCGGGGGTCTACCCGGTCGGGATGAAGATCGCGGCGGGGTGGGCGGACCGCGGCGTGGGGCTTCTCATCGGCATCCTGGTGGGCGCCCTCACCTTCGGCTCGGCGCTGCCGCACCTCATCGCCGCGGTGTCGGGGCTCGACTGGCGCGTCACCATCGTCGTGTCGTCGGCCGCGGCCTACCTGGCGGCGGGGATGATCCTGACGATCGGGCTCGGCCCGCGCCATACCGTGAGCCCGCGCTTCATTCCGGGCGAGGCGTGGACGGCGCTGCGGCGGCCGGCCCTCCTGCTCGCCAACGCGGGCTATCTCGGCCACATGTTCGAGCTCTACGCGATGTGGGCGTGGATCGGCGTCTTCCTCGGCTGGGGGCTCATGGAGAGCGGGCGCGCGGCGCCGTCGGCGAGCCTCCTCACCTTCGTCGTCATCGCCTCGGGCGGGGCCGGCTCGATCGTGGCGGGCGTCCTCGCCGACCGCTTCGGCCGGACCGCGGTGACGATGGCGGCGATGGCGGTCTCGGGGACGTGCGCGGCGCTCATCGGCTTCGTGCCGCCCCTGGGGCCGGCGGTGCTGATCACGGTCGCGGTGATCTGGGGGGTCACCATCGTCGCGGACTCGGCGCAGTTCTCGGCGGCGATCGCCGAGCTCGCCGAGCCGCGCCTGATCGGCACGATGCTCACGCTGCAGACCTCGCTCGGCTTCCTGCTGACCTTCGGGACCATCCAGGCGATGCCCCTGCTCATCGAGGCGCTCACCTGGCGCTACGCGTTCGCGGTGCTGGCGATCGGCCCGGCGCTCGGGGTGCTCGCCATGTGGCGGCTGCGCGCCCAGCCCGACAGCGTGAAGATCGCCGGCGGGCGGCGCTGAGGCGGGGCCCGGCGCCGCCGTTAACGCCGCCTTAGCCCTCACGCGCGATAGCTTGTGTCACGCCGTCGGGGAGCGATGGCGTGTTTTTGTGTGAACGGGAGGCGCGGCCCGGGATGACGCACACCGGCGTGACACACATGAGTCCGGTCCAGGCGGGTCCGGCACAGGTGAGCGGAACGGGGAGCGTCGGCTACGACACGATCGCCGGCGACGCCGCCACCCTGAGCGCGCAGATCGCGCGGCTGAGGGCGCAGATCTTCGAGCCGGAGATGGTCAAGACGCTGCGCCCGTTCACCAGCGCCGAG from Acuticoccus sediminis harbors:
- a CDS encoding MFS transporter — protein: MTGKLASVAVLVLAEVLAITLWFSATSAAASLIEAGAISRQQAGLLTGAVQLGFVAGTLVSAWYGLADRLDPRRLFAAAAAIGATANLLVLVAGFDTAATVGLRFVTGAMMAGVYPVGMKIAAGWADRGVGLLIGILVGALTFGSALPHLIAAVSGLDWRVTIVVSSAAAYLAAGMILTIGLGPRHTVSPRFIPGEAWTALRRPALLLANAGYLGHMFELYAMWAWIGVFLGWGLMESGRAAPSASLLTFVVIASGGAGSIVAGVLADRFGRTAVTMAAMAVSGTCAALIGFVPPLGPAVLITVAVIWGVTIVADSAQFSAAIAELAEPRLIGTMLTLQTSLGFLLTFGTIQAMPLLIEALTWRYAFAVLAIGPALGVLAMWRLRAQPDSVKIAGGRR